The proteins below are encoded in one region of Lactuca sativa cultivar Salinas chromosome 3, Lsat_Salinas_v11, whole genome shotgun sequence:
- the LOC128125886 gene encoding uncharacterized protein LOC128125886, which translates to MDLPQKRKNPEPKPKPGGGLAESDGMVLDAIKSKKEMAILKRDLKEETKLPESIFNKCLKNLQALGLIKEVPHVQFKTKKYYIAAEFNPSEEITGGSWYSKGELDQDFINGLKDLCLRIIRKLKVATADGVMDIIKNKGLLKTDCTTQQISEILRYMVLDNKIIEVKSTGLGEYHSIPIGNLCYRCSSDD; encoded by the coding sequence ATGGATCTCCCACAAAAAAGAAAAAATCCAGAGCCTAAACCAAAACCAGGTGGTGGTCTAGCCGAATCAGATGGCATGGTACTGGATGCGATCAAAAGCAAAAAAGAAATGGCAATCTTGAAAAGGGATTTAAAGGAAGAAACAAAACTCCCAGAGTCCATTTTCAACAAGTGTCTCAAGAATCTCCAAGCTTTGGGTCTAATAAAAGAAGTTCCCCATGTccaattcaagaccaaaaaataCTATATTGCAGCAGAGTTTAATCCATCAGAAGAGATCACAGGTGGTTCATGGTATTCAAAAGGGGAACTTGATCAGGACTTCATTAATGGTCTTAAAGACCTTTGCCTCAGGATCATTCGTAAGCTAAAGGTTGCAACTGCTGATGGAGTAATGGATATAATCAAGAACAAAGGGTTGTTAAAAACTGATTGCACGACTCAGCAAATAAGTGAGATATTGAGGTATATGGTTTTGGATAATAAGATTATAGAGGTGAAGAGTACTGGATTGGGGGAATACCATTCCATTCCTATTGGGAATTTATGTTATAGGTGTTCATCAGATGATTAG
- the LOC111917308 gene encoding uncharacterized protein LOC111917308 — MSLLQKRKAPETKPKTGGNIAESDRIVLNVIKSKREMAIFVKDLKQEAGLPDPTFNKSIKNLLTSGLVKEVAHVQLKGRKHYIAAEFEPSQEITGGSWYSKGELDQDFINGLKDLCLRIIRKLKVATADGVYDFSVKNGLINIDCTSQQISEILKSMVLDNKIIEVKSTGLGEYHSIPIGNLCYRYTTGDSAQGLKTGAMVSIPCGVCPRIRECTPDGLISPTTCVYYTKWLDF, encoded by the coding sequence ATGAGTCTCTTACAGAAAAGAAAAGCCCCAGAGACGAAACCAAAAACAGGTGGTAATATAGCGGAATCAGATCGCATAGTACTGAAtgtgatcaaaagcaaaagagaAATGGCAATCTTTGTAAAGGATTTAAAGCAGGAAGCAGGACTCCCAGATCCGACTTTCAACAAGTCTATAAAGAACCTCCTAACTTCTGGTTTAGTAAAAGAAGTTGCCCATGTCCAATTAAAGGGAAGAAAACACTATATTGCAGCTGAATTTGAGCCATCACAGGAGATCACAGGTGGTTCATGGTATTCAAAAGGGGAACTTGATCAGGACTTCATTAATGGTCTTAAAGACCTTTGCCTCAGGATCATTCGTAAGCTAAAGGTTGCAACTGCTGATGGAGTATATGATTTTTCTGTTAAAAATGGGCTGATTAATATCGATTGCACGAGTCAGCAGATAAGTGAGATATTGAAGTCTATGGTTTTGGATAATAAGATTATAGAGGTGAAGAGTACTGGATTGGGGGAATACCATTCCATTCCTATTGGGAATTTATGTTATAGATATACAACAGGGGATTCCGCTCAGGGTTTGAAAACAGGGGCAATGGTGTCAATTCCTTGTGGTGTTTGTCCAAGAATTAGAGAGTGTACACCTGATGGACTCATCTCTCCAACTACCTGTGTTTACTACACCAAGTGGTTAGATTTCTGA
- the LOC111917307 gene encoding formin-like protein 14, whose translation MSLLSRFFYRRPPDGLLELVDRIYVFDSCFSTEVLPEGLYQLYLHEISNELHEEFPESSFLAFNFREGERRSQFSEILCEYDITVMDYPKQYEGCPLLPLSLVHHFLRLCESWLTLGNNQNVILLHCERGGWPLLAFLLASILIYKKLQTGERKTLEIVYREAPKGLSQLLSPLNPYPSQLRYLQYISRRNLSEEWPPPERALSLDCLILRAIPNFDNKNGCRPVIRIYGRNLLSKDGLLTQMLYSTPRRGRNLRHYRQKQSDVIKIDIQCLVEGDVVLECLHLDIDSEREVMMFRIMFNTAFIRSNILMLNCDNLDTLWDSKARFPKGFRAEVLFGDVENICSPKTPTTMLNGEEKGGLPIEAFNKVQELFNGIEWGDGGDDTALWLVKQLSVLNDAKELSMLRNKLSTYSSPFDSEDENNASSVADSLDFLESERSNDMTCTPASTVSFYDEASYRDSISDGTPDRKSLEDPLQLQHKISDAGDSTSTPTSADLSNVNGSLASPKHVPVDSLDDAIAPPPTLPPISTKTLPPLPPPPPPPPPPPPPIASTSSFSKSSPPPPPPPPPPPPVSLKAPPPPPPPPPPPPVSSRGAPPPPPPPPPPISSKGAPPPPPPPPPPISSKGAPPPPPPPPPPVSSKGPPPPPPPPPFGVATKASATPGPPPPPLPPPPPGAPRQGTVSSVTKPPGAPPPPPPPPGRNGAGPPGPPPPPPPGRTGPPGPPPPPPPGRSGGPPPPPPPGRSGGPGPPPPPPPGTKGGNGLQQAAPSTGRGRLTGSLSSGRSKAGSGSSIPPKKTSLKPLHWVKVTRAMQGSLWADNQKQEDQSRAPEIDISELESLFSAASVSDSTSKGGARRGSKINKPEKVQLVDLRRAYNCEIMLTKIKIPLPDMINAILALDASALDIDQVENLIKFCPTKEEMETLKNYTGNKEMLGKCELFFMELMKVPRVESKLRVFAFTITFTSQVSDLRRNLSAINDATIEVKESAKLRQIMQTILTLGNALNQGTARGSAIGFKLDSLLKLSDTRARNNKMTLMHYLCKLLAEKMPELLDFDKDLVHLETASKIQLKNLAEEMQAVSKGLEKVEQELTASENDGAISAGFQKALKAFLDTAEAEVRALISLYTEVGRNADSLSQYFGEDPVRCPFEQVTQILALFAKMFKKARDENAQQAETEKKRLEKEAHALRKESINIDVDHKKDLRNMIRDTSLSMKKQNL comes from the exons ATGTCTCTTCTCAGTAGATTCTTCTATAGAAGACCACCTGATGGCTTGCTTGAGCTTGTGGATAGAATATATG TTTTTGATTCTTGCTTTTCAACTGAAGTTCTACCAGAGGGACTTTACCAACTTTATTTGCATGAAATTAGTAACGAATTACACGAAGAATTCCCAGAATCCTCCTTTCTTGCATTCAATTTCCGAGAAGGTGAAAGAAGGAGCCAATTCTCAGAAATTTTATGCGAGTATGACATCACAGTCATGGACTACCCAAAACAGTATGAAGGCTGTCCCCTTCTTCCATTATCTCTTGTCCATCATTTTCTTCGTCTCTGTGAGAGTTGGCTTACTCTTGGCAACAATCAAAATGTCATTTTGCTTCATTGTGAGAGAGGTGGTTGGCCTCTTTTAGCCTTCCTTTTAGCCAGcattttgatttataaaaaacTACAAACTGGTGAACGGAAGACTCTTGAAATTGTTTATCGTGAGGCCCCAAAAGGGTTGTCTCAACTTTTGTCACCTTTAAATCCGTACCCTTCACAGCTTCGGTACCTTCAATACATATCAAGGAGAAATTTATCTGAGGAGTGGCCCCCACCTGAAAGAGCTTTGTCTTTGGATTGCCTCATTTTGCGTGCTATTCCAAATTTTGACAATAAAAATGGATGCAGACCAGTGATTCGAATCTATGGGAGAAATCTTTTAAGTAAAGATGGGCTTTTGACACAAATGTTATATTCCACTCCCAGGAGAGGTAGAAATCTGAGGCATTATCGCCAG AAACAAAGCGATGTTATAAAGATTGACATTCAGTGTTTGGTGGAAGGTGATGTTGTATTAGAGTGTCTCCATTTAGACATTGATTCTGAAAGAGAAGTTATGATGTTTCGCATAATGTTCAACACTGCTTTTATCAGATCCAATATTTTGATGCTGAATTGTGACAATTTAGACACTTTATGGGACTCAAAGGCACGGTTTCCAAAAGGGTTCAGAGCTGAGGTTCTTTTTGGAGATGTTGAGAACATTTGTTCACCAAAAACACCAACCACAATGTTGAATGGAGAAGAAAAAGGTGGATTGCCTATAGAAGCTTTTAACAAAGTTCAAGAACTTTTTAATGGGATTGAAtggggtgatggtggtgatgatacTGCTTTATGGTTAGTGAAACAGTTATCTGTTTTAAATGATGCGAAAGAGTTGTCAATGTTGAGGAATAAACTGAGTACTTATTCTTCACCTTTTGACTCTGAGGATGAAAATAATGCATCGAGTGTTGCTGATAGTTTGGATTTTTTGGAATCTGAAAGGAGTAATGATATGACGTGTACACCTGCATCTACAGTGAGCTTTTATGATGAAGCTTCATATAGAGATTCTATTTCGGATGGCACACCTGATCGGAAATCATTGGAGGATCCATTGCAGCTGCAGCATAAGATATCAGATGCAGGTGATTCCACCTCCACCCCTACAAGTGCTGATTTAAGTAATGTGAATGGTTCTTTAGCATCACCAAAACATGTTCCTGTTGATAGTTTAGATGATGCTATAGCACCACCTCCCACTTTGCCTCCTATCTCCACAAAGACCCTTCCACCActgccacctccaccaccaccaccaccaccaccaccacctcccatCGCTTCTACTTCTAGTTTTTCCAAGAGTTcaccacccccacccccacctccacctccacctccacctgTTTCTTTGAAAgcccctccaccaccaccacctccgccTCCACCTCCACCTGTTTCTTCAAGAGgtgctccaccaccaccaccacctccacctccacccaTTTCTTCAAAAGgtgctccaccaccaccaccacctccacctccacccaTTTCTTCAAAAGgtgctccaccaccaccaccacctccacctccacctgTTTCTTCGAAAGGTCCTCCACCACCCCCACCTCCACCTCCATTTGGCGTGGCTACTAAAGCCAGTGCTACCCCTggaccaccaccaccgccgctcCCTCCTCCCCCTCCTGGAGCTCCACGTCAAGGAACAGTTTCTTCAGTAACCAAGCCACCTGGtgcacctccacctccacctccacctccagGCCGCAATGGTGCAGGTCCACCAGGTCCACCTCCACCCCCACCTCCAGGTCGCACAGGTCCACCAggaccacctccacctccaccaccaggtCGCAGTGGTggaccacctccacctccacctccagGTCGTAGTGGTGGGCCAGGTCCACCGCCACCTCCACCTCCCGGAACAAAGGGTGGTAATGGGCTGCAACAAGCTGCCCCCTCCACTGGAAGGGGGCGTCTTACTGGTTCTTTAAGTAGTGGAAGAAGTAAAGCTGGTTCAGGTTCTTCAATTCCTCCTAAGAAGACCTCTTTAAAGCCCTTGCATTGGGTCAAAGTTACCAGAGCTATGCAAGGGAGTTTATGGGCTGATAATCAAAAACAAGAAGACCAATCAAG GGCTCCTGAAATTGATATATCAGAGCTTGAGAGTCTATTTTCTGCAGCATCTGTTTCTGACAGTACCAGTAAAGGTGGTGCTCGACGAggttcaaaaatcaataaacctgAAAAAGTTCAATTG GTTGACTTGCGTagagcatataattgtgaaatcATGCTTACCAAAATAAAGATTCCTCTCCCAGATATGATT AATGCCATTCTTGCTTTGGATGCTTCTGCTTTGGACATCGATCAAGTTGAAAATCTTATCAAATTTTGTCCCACAAAAGAAGAAATGGAGACATTAAAG AACTATACAGGAAACAAGGAAATGCTTGGAAAGTGTGAACTG TTTTTCATGGAGCTAATGAAGGTCCCACGGGTTGAGTCAAAACTTCGAGTATTTGCATTCACAATTACTTTTACCAGTCAG GTTAGTGATTTGAGACGAAACCTGAGTGCAATCAATGATGCTACTATTGAG GTTAAGGAATCTGCAAAGTTGCGTCAAATAATGCAAACAATTCTTACGCTTGGAAATGCTTTAAATCAGGGCACTGCTCGAG GATCCGCCATAGGTTTTAAATTGGACAGCCTTCTTAAATTGTCTGATACGCGTGCAAGAAACAACAAGATGACACTAATGCATTATTTATGCAAG CTCCTTGCTGAGAAGATGCCAGAGTTGCTAGATTTTGACAAGGATCTTGTTCATCTAGAAACTGCCTCCAAG ATCCAATTGAAGAATTTGGCTGAAGAAATGCAAGCAGTGAGTAAAGGTCTTGAAAAAGTTGAGCAAGAACTCACTGCTTCTGAAAATGATGGCGCTATATCAGCTGGCTTCCAAAAG GCGTTGAAGGCTTTTCTTGATACTGCTGAAGCCGAAGTCCGGGCATTAATCTCTTTGTATACAGAAGTG GGAAGAAATGCTGATTCACTTTCACAGTATTTTGGAGAAGATCCTGTTCGTTGCCCATTCGAGCAAG TGACACAAATATTGGCACTGTTTGCTAAGATGTTTAAGAAAGCACGTGATGAAAATGCACAGCAAGCAGAGACAGAAAAGAAGAGATTAGAGAAAGAAGCTCATGCTTTGAGGAAAGAAAGTATTAATATTGATGTTGATCACAAAAAAGATCTCAGAAACATGATCCGTGATACATCTTTATCCATGAAGAAACAAAATTTATAA